One genomic segment of Erysipelotrichaceae bacterium 66202529 includes these proteins:
- a CDS encoding PTS sugar transporter subunit IIC — protein sequence MKKFMNWLSTVFAPKMNEICSKPWIAAVSSSMQKIIPFILTGSVIYFYNVFRSYIPVLPDLGMIADYSFGLISLILAFVVGQQCMEKLNHPFYLTNCGIVSMAVFMMFIIPGTDEAGNMVIQGGRLGATGIAVGIVAGLFTSIIFNLYSKLHVLENSTSIPDFVVGWINYIFPTLLTLGLGMILTKYCNFDIFEIVIWIFSPLAGFAQTMPGFILCCFIPAVLYSMGISSWLFGAVTTPIFLAGIQENINLVAQGLPATNIATSETVFTAALITMGGMGATLALNVLMCFSKSKQLKTLGRIFIGPSIFNINEPIMFGAPVVFNPLLMLPMWLNAIVGPALVYIVMSLGWLNIPATLNQVGQVPVPVSTVMITQDMRGIIWAIVLFVIYFAIWYPFFKVFEKQKLAEEAQENAPSQN from the coding sequence ATGAAAAAGTTTATGAATTGGCTTTCTACGGTGTTTGCTCCAAAGATGAATGAAATCTGCAGCAAGCCATGGATTGCCGCCGTATCATCATCCATGCAGAAAATCATACCGTTTATTCTGACGGGATCTGTTATCTACTTCTATAATGTATTCCGTTCCTATATTCCTGTACTTCCGGATTTGGGCATGATTGCCGATTACAGCTTCGGATTGATTTCACTGATCCTTGCCTTTGTTGTCGGACAGCAGTGTATGGAAAAACTAAATCACCCGTTTTATCTGACCAACTGCGGAATCGTTTCCATGGCAGTATTCATGATGTTTATCATTCCGGGAACGGATGAAGCAGGAAACATGGTCATTCAGGGAGGACGTCTTGGTGCAACCGGTATTGCTGTTGGTATTGTAGCCGGATTGTTTACCTCAATCATCTTTAATTTGTATTCAAAACTGCATGTTCTGGAGAACTCTACATCCATCCCGGATTTTGTCGTAGGCTGGATCAACTATATTTTTCCAACCCTGCTGACTCTGGGGTTAGGTATGATTCTGACAAAATATTGTAACTTTGATATCTTTGAAATTGTCATTTGGATTTTCTCTCCACTGGCAGGCTTTGCACAGACAATGCCGGGATTCATTCTATGCTGCTTTATTCCTGCTGTTTTATATAGTATGGGAATTTCCTCCTGGCTGTTTGGTGCAGTTACAACACCTATATTCCTTGCCGGTATTCAGGAAAATATCAATCTAGTGGCACAGGGGCTTCCGGCAACTAATATTGCGACAAGTGAAACTGTATTTACTGCTGCTTTAATTACGATGGGCGGTATGGGAGCTACACTAGCACTGAATGTCCTAATGTGCTTTTCCAAATCAAAGCAACTGAAAACCCTTGGAAGAATCTTTATCGGGCCTAGTATCTTTAATATTAACGAACCAATTATGTTTGGTGCACCTGTTGTATTTAATCCATTGCTGATGCTGCCAATGTGGCTGAATGCGATAGTCGGTCCTGCCCTGGTATATATCGTCATGAGTCTGGGCTGGCTGAATATTCCGGCAACACTGAATCAGGTAGGACAGGTACCTGTACCGGTATCTACGGTAATGATTACACAGGATATGCGCGGTATTATATGGGCAATCGTATTATTCGTCATTTACTTCGCTATCTGGTACCCGTTCTTTAAGGTATTTGAAAAACAGAAGCTGGCTGAAGAAGCACAGGAAAACGCTCCTTCCCAGAATTAA
- a CDS encoding Rpn family recombination-promoting nuclease/putative transposase, whose amino-acid sequence MKVEVQERLKYDNDIFFKFALGTEDEDAAFIRNTIIERVTGIHPKESTVLNPNLDPAILKKKKMVLDIRVKDSEGREYGIEMQTTYSKQSELKRFELYGARMLSNQLDSGERYYDLLPVYQIIFLDSYAEHTKKLIDTYQMRNEEGEVESKRSLMKRIYIYLPEINAIVKRKGFEKLNDFEQLCFLFKNNDQDGILKTEERLVKKVMEKYRKFQDAEDLWSIAMATQIQEQREKNAILDSFEDGVEQGIKQGMEKGLEQGIEQGIEQGIEQGIELGIKQGQKEGERTLLNRLLVNKYHEDCSTWLCSLSMEQLDLVSNLLFTCDTLQELKNQLIDNK is encoded by the coding sequence ATGAAGGTAGAGGTGCAGGAACGACTGAAATATGATAACGATATTTTTTTTAAGTTCGCTCTTGGCACAGAGGATGAAGATGCTGCGTTTATCCGTAACACCATTATTGAACGAGTGACAGGGATTCATCCTAAGGAAAGTACCGTATTAAATCCTAATCTGGATCCTGCTATTCTCAAAAAGAAAAAAATGGTATTGGACATCCGTGTGAAGGACAGCGAAGGAAGAGAATACGGAATCGAGATGCAGACTACCTATTCAAAGCAATCAGAGTTAAAACGCTTTGAACTGTACGGTGCCAGAATGTTATCGAATCAGCTTGATAGCGGAGAAAGGTATTATGATCTTCTGCCTGTTTATCAAATTATCTTTCTTGATTCCTATGCAGAACACACGAAGAAGTTAATCGATACCTATCAGATGAGAAATGAGGAAGGAGAAGTAGAAAGTAAGCGCAGTTTAATGAAGAGGATTTACATCTATCTGCCGGAGATAAATGCAATCGTCAAGCGCAAAGGATTTGAGAAGCTGAATGACTTTGAACAACTGTGCTTTTTATTTAAAAATAATGATCAAGATGGTATACTAAAAACAGAGGAAAGGCTGGTGAAGAAGGTAATGGAAAAGTACAGGAAATTTCAAGATGCAGAAGACCTCTGGTCGATAGCGATGGCAACGCAGATACAGGAACAGCGCGAAAAAAATGCCATTTTGGATAGTTTTGAAGATGGTGTTGAACAAGGAATTAAGCAGGGAATGGAGAAAGGACTTGAACAGGGGATTGAGCAAGGAATCGAGCAAGGAATAGAGCAGGGGATCGAATTAGGAATTAAACAGGGACAAAAAGAAGGGGAAAGAACGTTGTTAAATCGACTGCTGGTAAATAAATATCATGAAGACTGCTCAACATGGTTATGTTCTTTGTCAATGGAACAGCTCGACCTTGTATCCAATTTGTTATTCACGTGTGATACCTTGCAGGAATTAAAGAATCAGCTTATAGACAACAAATAA
- a CDS encoding Cof-type HAD-IIB family hydrolase, protein MKTCIFLDIDGTLLDHEIGIQESSRTAIAQAQANGHRVCLATGRPKTEMDEEILAIPFDGYIYSCGAMVESRDRVLFYQPLEKEIVKELIPLLQRYAIGFNLEGSRASFLDSVGYSFFHSMLQRGKGMEKNSELVRQYMASIRMHKLDEFREKDMQQIMKIATFITRDSQLQEFDRHLPPHLKHLHHLENDRCTNGEIYHRALTKATGIDCLLNHFRISVRNTVAIGDSLNDAEMIMHCHTGVAMANACDALKEVSDMVTTSSKEHGIYHCLKTLNLI, encoded by the coding sequence ATGAAAACATGTATCTTTCTGGATATTGACGGTACTCTGCTGGATCATGAAATCGGCATTCAGGAATCCAGCAGAACAGCGATTGCGCAGGCACAGGCAAACGGTCACAGGGTATGTCTGGCAACCGGGCGTCCAAAAACGGAGATGGATGAGGAAATCCTTGCGATCCCCTTTGACGGTTATATATATTCCTGTGGCGCTATGGTGGAAAGCAGAGACCGTGTTCTTTTCTATCAGCCGTTAGAAAAGGAAATAGTGAAAGAGCTGATTCCTCTGCTGCAAAGATATGCAATCGGATTTAATCTGGAAGGCAGCAGAGCATCCTTCCTTGATTCCGTCGGCTATTCCTTCTTTCATTCCATGCTTCAAAGAGGTAAAGGTATGGAAAAAAACAGTGAGCTTGTCCGTCAATATATGGCTTCCATCCGCATGCATAAACTGGATGAATTCAGGGAGAAGGATATGCAGCAAATCATGAAAATTGCCACCTTTATTACCAGAGACTCACAGCTGCAGGAATTTGACAGGCACCTGCCGCCTCATCTGAAGCATCTCCATCATTTAGAGAACGATCGCTGTACAAATGGTGAAATCTATCATCGTGCATTAACAAAAGCTACAGGTATTGACTGTCTGTTGAACCATTTCCGGATATCAGTGAGGAATACGGTAGCTATCGGAGACAGTCTGAATGATGCTGAGATGATAATGCACTGTCATACAGGCGTTGCTATGGCAAATGCTTGCGATGCCCTGAAAGAGGTCAGCGATATGGTTACTACCTCAAGTAAGGAGCATGGAATATATCATTGTCTGAAAACGCTGAACCTCATTTAG
- a CDS encoding PTS sugar transporter subunit IIB has protein sequence MDKMFIMLCCGAGMSSGFLANQARKAAKKRKLDTTIEARSHTDVSGYLSSISILMLGPHYGGELPKWKSLCDPYNVPVVVIPQDIYAQLNGDALIQLALDTLGK, from the coding sequence ATGGACAAAATGTTCATCATGCTGTGCTGTGGAGCTGGTATGTCCAGTGGTTTTCTGGCAAATCAGGCTCGCAAGGCAGCAAAAAAACGCAAGCTAGACACAACGATTGAAGCACGCTCTCATACGGACGTCAGCGGTTATCTGTCAAGCATCAGTATTCTTATGCTGGGACCGCATTACGGAGGAGAACTCCCAAAATGGAAATCTCTCTGTGATCCATATAATGTTCCGGTTGTCGTAATACCACAGGATATCTATGCACAGCTGAATGGGGATGCACTGATCCAGCTGGCACTGGATACACTGGGGAAATAA